One stretch of Scyliorhinus canicula chromosome 7, sScyCan1.1, whole genome shotgun sequence DNA includes these proteins:
- the LOC119969184 gene encoding kelch-like protein 34: MDETDNRLQDGSATPQACGWKGRQLAPFGPSRPGWAPPPVREQDASTRLGMSAGEDGTSYFLALCPTHGESVLAQYQGLRDDKLLCDVVLVAEGAEFRAHRSLLACASDYFRSMFKDHTRESRQSVVHLHTVSASGLRHVLDFIYTSCLALSPESLPQTLETAAYLQVLEAVSLCSRYLVSSLSPGSCCQAANLAARFALAEALGQAEGYIAANLWRLLEAGSGLLELNAESLAAVLESERLPRLREEALLDLLLAWLDWEAERWEREAAGLLPRLRYCLLPSAALQRLVAHPRLLGPGLEQVQQLIRQALDYHRAESRQPALQSPQSRLRVGEEGRLLLAGGVLLRQGAVQSLWALDPTSRQWSSLGDGGPGVQHHCVCVLANFLFVLGGEEAGAAEQEDDKAARPAIRRQVDRYDPRFDRWSRLASMRCRRAQFSCCVLDGCLFALGGRCGLGAYLAAVELYDPGSGRWDAVRSLPVKLHGHASAVHADTIYVSGGRAGGLAEAGDNSKDMFSFHPAEGQWKSCPPMAIARFGHQMATVGDRIFSFVGMYEPFCDIECYEPLRRQWERLRPLLLDRSCYGLAVWGSGIYLVGGKKWRNSQEVAAQDAVLYDTATDSWSEVCKLPLPFCGSQCAVLQLPDLPPDTGQGHGQLHR, from the coding sequence ATGGATGAGACGGACAACCGCCTCCAGGATGGTTCAGCGACTCCTCAAGCCTGCGGTTGGAAGGGGAGGCAACtggcaccattcggcccatcgcgcccGGGCTGGGCTCCTCCTCCTGTCCGTGAACAAGATGCTTCCACCCGATTAGGGATGTCGGCGGGAGAAGACGGCACGAGTTATTTCCTGGCGCTCTGCCCCACTCACGGGGAGTCGGTGCTGGCCCAGTACCAGGGTCTCCGCGACGACAAGCTGCTGTGCGACGTGGTGCTGGTGGCCGAGGGCGCCGAGTTCCGGGCGCACAGGTCGCTGCTggcgtgcgccagcgactacttcAGGTCGATGTTTAAGGATCACACCAGGGAGTCGAGGCAGAGCGTGGTCCACTTGCACACCGTGTCGGCCAGCGGCCTCCGCCACGTCCTGGAtttcatctacacctcctgcctgGCCCTGTCGCCCGAGAGCCTGCCGCAGACCCTGGAGACGGCCGCCTACCTACAGGTGCTGGAGGCGGTGAGCCTGTGCTCCCGCTACCTAGTCAGCAGCCTGAGCCCCGGCAGCTGCTGCCAGGCGGCCAACTTGGCCGCCCGCTTCGCCCTGGCCGAGGCCCTGGGCCAGGCTGAGGGCTACATCGCCGCCAACCTGTGGCGCCTGCTGGAGGCGGGCAGCGGCCTGCTGGAGCTCAACGCCGAGTCGCTGGCGGCCGTGCTGGAGTCGGAGCGGCTGCCCCGCCTGCGGGAGGAGGCGCTGCTGGacctgctgctggcctggctgGATTGGGAGGCCGAGCGCTGGGAGCGGGAGGCCGCCGGCCTGCTGCCCCGCCTGCGGTACTGCCTGCTGCCCAGCGCGGCGCTGCAGCGGCTGGTCGCCCACCCGCGCCTGCTGGGCCCGGGCCTGGAGCAGGTGCAGCAGCTCATCCGCCAGGCCCTGGACTACCACCGGGCCGAGAGCCGGCAGCCGGCGCTGCAGAGCCCTCAGAGCCGGCTGAGGGTAGGGGAGGAGGGGCGGCTGCTGCTGGCCGGCGGGGTCCTCCTGCGCCAGGGGGCGGTGCAGAGCCTCTGGGCCCTCGACCCCACCAGTCGGCAGTGGAGCTCGCTGGGCGACGGCGGGCCCGGGGTGCAGCACCACTGCGTGTGCGTCCTGGCCAACTTCCTCTTCGTGCTGGGCGGGGAGGAGGCCGGCGCGGCCGAGCAGGAGGACGACAAGGCGGCGCGGCCGGCCATCCGGAGGCAGGTGGACCGCTACGACCCCCGCTTCGACCGCTGGAGTCGGCTGGCCAGCATGCGGTGCCGCCGGGCGCAGTTCAGCTGCTGCGTGCTGGACGGCTGCCTCTTCGCGCTGGGAGGTCGCTGCGGCCTGGGCGCCTATCTGGCCGCCGTCGAGCTGTACGACCCGGGCAGCGGGCGCTGGGACGCGGTGAGGAGCCTCCCCGTCAAGCTGCACGGACACGCCAGCGCCGTGCACGCCGACACCATCTACGTGTCGGGCGGGCGTGCGGGCGGCCTGGCGGAGGCGggggacaacagcaaggacatgtTCTCCTTCCACCCCGCGGAGGGCCAGTGGAAGAGCTGCCCGCCCATGGCCATCGCCCGCTTCGGCCATCAGATGGCCACGGTGGGCGACCGCATCTTCTCCTTCGTCGGCATGTACGAGCCCTTCTGCGATATCGAGTGCTACGAGCCGCTGCGCCGGCAGTGGGAGCGGCTGAGGCCCTTGCTTCTCGACCGCTCCTGCTACGGCCTGGCCGTGTGGGGCAGCGGCATCTACCTGGTCGGCGGCAAGAAGTGGCGCAACTCGCAGGAGGTGGCGGCCCAGGACGCAGTCCTGTACGACACCGCCACCGACAGCTGGTCGGAAGTCTGCAAACTCCCCCTGCCCTTCTGCGGGAGTCAATGCGCTGTGCTACAGCTCCCGGACCTACCCCCGGACACTGGCCAGGGCCACGGGCAGCTGCACCGTTAG